Proteins from a genomic interval of Salinivibrio kushneri:
- the atpF gene encoding F0F1 ATP synthase subunit B, translating to MNINATLLGQAIAFTIFVWFCMKYVWPPLMQAIEERQKKIADGLAAADRAAKDLDLAQANASDQLKEAKRNATDIIEQANKRKAQILDEARAEAAAERDNILNQGKAELEAERNRARDELRKQVASLAVIGAEKIIERSIDENAHKDLLDKITAEL from the coding sequence GTGAATATCAACGCAACTCTGCTAGGCCAGGCAATCGCGTTCACTATCTTTGTGTGGTTCTGCATGAAATATGTATGGCCACCATTGATGCAAGCGATTGAAGAGCGTCAGAAAAAAATCGCTGACGGTCTCGCGGCGGCTGATCGCGCCGCCAAAGACCTGGATTTGGCCCAGGCGAATGCTTCTGATCAATTGAAAGAAGCGAAGCGCAACGCAACTGACATTATCGAGCAGGCCAATAAGCGCAAAGCACAGATCCTCGATGAGGCACGTGCTGAAGCGGCTGCTGAGCGCGACAATATCCTCAATCAGGGTAAAGCCGAGCTAGAAGCCGAGCGTAACCGTGCTCGCGATGAGCTGCGTAAGCAAGTTGCATCGCTCGCTGTTATTGGTGCCGAGAAAATTATTGAGCGCTCTATTGATGAGAACGCTCATAAAGATCTTCTCGATAAAATCACTGCAGAACTGTAA
- the atpE gene encoding F0F1 ATP synthase subunit C: METLLSFSAIAVGIIVGLASLGTAIGFALLGGKFLEGAARQPEMAPMLQVKMFIIAGLLDAVPMIGIVIALLFTFANPFVGQL, from the coding sequence ATGGAAACTTTATTGAGCTTTTCTGCAATTGCCGTGGGCATCATTGTAGGTCTTGCTTCCCTTGGTACTGCGATTGGTTTCGCCCTGCTGGGTGGTAAATTCCTTGAAGGTGCAGCACGTCAACCTGAGATGGCTCCTATGCTGCAAGTTAAGATGTTCATCATCGCGGGTCTTCTCGATGCGGTTCCAATGATCGGTATCGTAATTGCACTGCTGTTCACGTTCGCGAACCCATTCGTAGGTCAACTGTAA
- the atpH gene encoding F0F1 ATP synthase subunit delta, with product MSELTTLARPYAKAAFDFAVEKGELAQWAEMLAFTAEIARDERVQHMLDASFSADTLAEMFITVGGDQLNGFGQNLIKVMAENKRLKALPEVCEQFLAMRLELEKEVEVQVISATALSEEQQQAISDKLAARLERKVKLNCSVDETLVAGVIIRAGDLVIDNSVSGRMRRLSDALQS from the coding sequence ATGTCTGAACTGACAACACTCGCTCGCCCCTACGCGAAAGCAGCCTTTGATTTTGCGGTAGAAAAAGGCGAGTTAGCTCAATGGGCTGAAATGCTCGCCTTTACTGCTGAGATTGCCCGTGATGAACGTGTTCAACATATGTTGGACGCCTCTTTCTCTGCCGACACATTGGCAGAGATGTTCATCACAGTTGGCGGTGATCAGCTCAATGGTTTTGGTCAAAACCTGATTAAGGTGATGGCCGAAAACAAGCGCTTAAAAGCTCTTCCTGAGGTTTGTGAGCAGTTCCTAGCGATGCGTTTGGAACTGGAAAAAGAAGTTGAAGTTCAAGTGATTTCAGCGACGGCTCTTTCCGAAGAGCAACAACAAGCCATCAGTGACAAGCTCGCCGCGCGTCTTGAGCGCAAAGTAAAGCTGAACTGTAGTGTAGACGAAACCCTGGTTGCCGGGGTTATTATTCGAGCTGGAGACTTGGTCATCGATAACTCAGTAAGTGGCCGTATGCGCCGCCTGAGCGATGCATTGCAGTCTTGA
- a CDS encoding F0F1 ATP synthase subunit I yields the protein MVSTLARPGREIATKLVLLQAGVVLATAIVMALAINVDWGKSALIGGGIFVVANAAFAACAFLFSGARAAKFVVASFFSGEVLKISLTVVLFVLAYLYVEVELLPLKLAYLLALGINILAPVLFINNNK from the coding sequence ATGGTATCGACGCTCGCGCGGCCGGGTCGTGAAATCGCGACAAAATTGGTGCTTTTGCAAGCTGGCGTCGTATTAGCAACGGCAATCGTGATGGCACTTGCTATCAATGTCGACTGGGGAAAATCCGCGCTGATCGGTGGAGGCATCTTTGTGGTTGCCAATGCTGCGTTTGCGGCGTGTGCTTTCCTTTTTAGTGGGGCCAGAGCGGCGAAATTCGTGGTGGCGTCCTTCTTTAGCGGTGAAGTGTTGAAAATTTCACTGACTGTCGTCTTGTTTGTCCTTGCTTACCTGTATGTCGAGGTGGAATTGCTTCCCCTCAAACTGGCCTATTTGCTGGCATTAGGGATTAATATCCTCGCGCCAGTTTTATTCATTAACAACAACAAATAG
- a CDS encoding ParB/RepB/Spo0J family partition protein, producing the protein MNSAKRGLGKGLDALLATSAHAQSSTQASPESTNTSNSELQQLPVTALDPGQYQPRQDMAEEALEELTESIRAQGIIQPLVVRQVAAGRYEIIAGERRWRAAKQAGLNNVPCLVREMSDKVASAVALIENIQRENLNAMEEAQALARLVDEFELTHQQLAESLGKSRTTISNLLRLNGLESGVRQLLLNKQLEMGHARALLALEGDAQIDAALTAVNKKMTVRQIEKLVKKMLSPPVETEKPKSSPEVEALQQRLGDKLGASVALTQQKNGSGKLVINFEESEKLAQILAIFDEEM; encoded by the coding sequence ATGAATTCAGCGAAACGCGGTCTTGGAAAGGGCCTGGATGCCTTGTTGGCGACCAGTGCACATGCACAGTCATCCACCCAAGCTTCCCCTGAGTCCACCAATACGAGTAACAGCGAATTGCAGCAGTTGCCCGTTACTGCGTTGGATCCCGGTCAGTATCAGCCACGTCAAGATATGGCTGAAGAGGCACTGGAAGAATTAACCGAGTCCATCCGCGCGCAAGGTATTATTCAGCCTTTGGTGGTCCGTCAAGTGGCAGCCGGACGCTATGAAATCATTGCCGGTGAGCGTCGCTGGCGTGCCGCTAAGCAAGCAGGGCTTAACAATGTGCCCTGCTTGGTGCGCGAGATGAGCGATAAGGTCGCCAGTGCGGTGGCCTTGATTGAGAACATTCAGCGCGAAAACCTCAATGCGATGGAAGAAGCCCAGGCATTGGCGCGCTTAGTTGACGAATTTGAGCTGACTCACCAACAGTTGGCGGAGTCACTCGGTAAATCCCGGACCACCATTAGTAACCTACTGAGGTTAAATGGGTTGGAATCGGGGGTGCGGCAGCTGCTGCTTAACAAACAACTCGAGATGGGTCACGCACGTGCCCTGCTGGCGTTAGAAGGCGACGCACAAATCGATGCGGCGCTGACCGCCGTCAACAAAAAGATGACGGTTCGCCAGATAGAAAAACTAGTAAAAAAGATGCTTTCGCCGCCTGTTGAGACGGAAAAGCCTAAATCGTCACCTGAGGTTGAAGCGCTCCAGCAGCGTTTAGGGGACAAATTAGGGGCCAGCGTCGCATTAACACAACAGAAAAACGGCAGTGGGAAATTGGTGATTAATTTTGAAGAATCCGAAAAATTAGCGCAAATTCTTGCAATTTTCGACGAAGAAATGTGA
- the atpB gene encoding F0F1 ATP synthase subunit A, translating into MAASGDALTPSGYITHHLTHLSSGEGFWAVHIDSLFFSVLIGIVFLGLFRSVAKKASTGVPGKFQCFVEILVEFVDDNVRETFHGRNPLIAPLALTIFVWIFLMNTMDLIPIDFLPYPAEHWLGIPYLKVVPTADVNITLAMALGVFFLMIFYSIKIKGVSGFAKELALHPFNHPIMIPFNLLLEIVSLLAKPISLGMRLFGNMFAGEVVFILIAALLPWWAQWLGSVPWAIFHILVITIQAFVFMMLTIVYLSQAHEDSDH; encoded by the coding sequence ATGGCTGCGTCAGGTGATGCGCTTACACCGTCTGGCTATATCACTCACCACCTGACACACTTGTCAAGCGGTGAGGGGTTTTGGGCGGTTCACATTGATAGCCTGTTTTTCTCTGTCCTCATCGGTATTGTCTTCCTAGGCCTTTTCCGATCGGTGGCAAAGAAAGCATCGACAGGTGTCCCGGGTAAGTTTCAGTGCTTCGTTGAGATCTTGGTTGAGTTCGTTGATGACAACGTCCGCGAAACCTTCCATGGACGAAACCCACTGATCGCACCTTTGGCCCTGACTATCTTCGTCTGGATATTCTTGATGAATACGATGGACTTAATTCCTATCGATTTTCTACCGTATCCGGCGGAACATTGGTTAGGCATTCCTTACTTGAAAGTGGTGCCAACTGCAGACGTAAATATCACCCTTGCGATGGCGCTGGGCGTGTTCTTCTTGATGATTTTCTACAGCATCAAGATCAAAGGTGTGAGTGGCTTTGCCAAAGAGCTGGCGCTACACCCGTTCAATCACCCTATCATGATTCCGTTCAACCTCCTGTTGGAGATAGTCTCGCTGCTGGCGAAGCCTATTTCTCTCGGGATGCGTCTGTTCGGTAACATGTTTGCCGGTGAGGTGGTATTTATTCTTATCGCGGCCTTGTTGCCGTGGTGGGCGCAATGGCTGGGCTCTGTGCCGTGGGCAATCTTCCACATTCTAGTCATTACGATTCAAGCCTTTGTCTTTATGATGTTGACCATCGTGTATCTCTCGCAGGCACACGAAGACTCAGATCATTGA